In a genomic window of Phragmites australis chromosome 14, lpPhrAust1.1, whole genome shotgun sequence:
- the LOC133890461 gene encoding probable inactive leucine-rich repeat receptor-like protein kinase At3g03770 isoform X3, producing MARSCRHSLLILLPLLLAMVPESTQLQSSQTWSLLKIQQLLNYPPVLSNWSNHTDFCYGGDYKTASAFVECYGDSVTQLHIIGPGGAPPLPKTFSIDAFFTTLSRLPDLRVLTLTGLGLWGPLPEKVSRLAALEIVNVSGNYLYGQLPEGLSRLGNLQTLIADDNMLSGELPGWLGKLPSLAVLSLRNNSLQGTLPESVMDMGSLRSLALASNNLSGDLPDLSALKNLQVIDLANNSLGPAFPRLGRKVARVVLSGNRFSDGLPGELSSFYLLEHLDVSRNRFVGPFAPALLALPSIEYLSIAGNHFTGLLAGNMSCGENLRFVDLSSNLLTGNLPFCLTRVRSSKNDDSKVALFAAANCLSATDGDVGSQRPSLFCQNQALAVGIVPDQARGKNHGSRAVLVVGIVTAALAGAVLAGVAVLLAVRKVTMRRAKARPPRRLVEHASSAYPSQFFADARYISQTMKLGALGIPAYRSFSLVELEAATNNFELSCLMGHDAHGQMYRGTLSNGTPVTIRSLRVKRSQTSQSFNRHIEMISKLRHRHLVSALGHCFEYNLDDSTVTQLYLVFEYVQNGNLRSRISQGTEGRKLPWMQRISAAIGVAKGIQFLHGGIMPGLFANNLKITNVLLDQNLVAKIGSYNIPILAETAKSEGGGGSRVPNGDKIDIYDFGVILLEVVSGRPITSIHEVEIMKEQLQSALTSEGPGRKRSFADQSVSKACSDESLRTVMEICLRCLGKEAAQRPSVEDVLWNLQFAAQVQDDWRGDSQSSEESPLSPSQIPRGSNRADA from the exons ATGGCTAGAAGTTGCAGGCAttctcttctcatcttgctgCCATTGCTGCTTGCAATGGTGCCTGAATCCACGCAGCTGCAGTCCTCCCAGACATGGTCGCTGCTCAAGATCCAGCAGCTGCTCAACTACCCGCCGGTGCTCAGCAactggagcaaccacaccgacTTCTGCTACGGCGGCGACTATAAGACCGCCTCGGCCTTCGTCGAGTGCTACGGCGACAGCGTCACGCAGCTCCACATCATCGGTCCCGGCGGCGCGCCTCCGCTGCCGAAGACGTTCTCCATCGACGCCTTCTTCACGACGCTGTCGAGGCTGCCGGACCTCAGGGTGCTCACGCTCACCGGGCTCGGCCTCTGGGGCCCCCTGCCGGAGAAGGTGTCCCGGCTGGCGGCGCTGGAGATCGTCAACGTGAGCGGCAACTACCTCTACGGCCAGCTCCCGGAGGGGCTGTCGCGGCTCGGCAACCTCCAGACGCTGATCGCTGACGACAACATGCTGTCCGGCGAGCTGCCTGGCTGGCTCGGGAAGCTGCCGTCGCTGGCCGTGCTGAGCCTCAGGAACAACTCGCTGCAGGGGACGCTGCCGGAGTCTGTCATGGACATGGGGTCGCTCAGGTCGCTGGCGCTCGCGTCCAACAACCTCTCAGGCGACCTGCCAGACCTGAGCGCGCTTAAGAACCTGCAGGTGATCGACCTCGCCAACAACTCGCTCGGGCCAGCGTTCCCGCGGCTGGGGAGGAAGGTGGCCAGAGTCGTGCTCAGCGGCAACCGCTTCAGCGACGGCCTCCCCGGCGAGCTCAGCTCCTTCTACCTCCTCGAGCACCTCGATGTGTCAAGGAACCGGTTCGTCGGGCCCTTCGCGCCGGCGCTTCTCGCGCTGCCGTCCATAGAGTACCTCAGCATCGCCGGGAATCACTTCACCGGGCTGCTCGCCGGCAACATGTCCTGCGGCGAGAACCTCCGGTTCGTCGACCTGTCGTCGAACCTCCTCACCGGGAACCTCCCGTTCTGCCTTACCAGAGTCAGGTCAAGCAAGAATGACGACTCCAAAGTGGCGCTCTTCGCGGCGGCGAACTGCCTCTCCGCCACCGACGGCGACGTCGGTTCGCAGCGCCCGTCCCTGTTCTGCCAGAACCAGGCGCTGGCCGTGGGCATCGTGCCTGACCAGGCGCGCGGCAAGAACCACGGCTCCAGGGCCGTCCTCGTGGTCGGCATTGTCACGGCCGCGCTCGCCGGCGCGGTGCTCGCCGGCGTCGCCGTCTTGCTCGCCGTGAGGAAGGTGACCATGAGGCGCGCCAAGGCCAGGCCGCCCAGACGGCTGGTGGAGCACGCATCGAGCGCTTATCCTTCGCAGTTCTTCGCCGATGCGC GTTACATATCTCAGACGATGAAATTGGGAGCTCTAGGAATTCCGGCGTACAGATCATTTTCTTTGGTGGAGCTTGAAGCGGCAACCAACAATTTTGAGTTGTCCTGTCTCATGGGGCACGATGCTCACGGCCAG ATGTACCGCGGAACGCTGAGCAACGGGACTCCGGTGACGATCCGGTCGCTGCGAGTGAAGAGGAGCCAGACGTCGCAGAGCTTTAACCGGCACATCGAGATGATCTCCAAGCTGCGGCACCGGCACCTGGTCAGCGCGCTGGGCCACTGCTTCGAGTACAACCTCGACGACTCCACCGTCACGCAGCTCTACCTTGTGTTCGAGTACGTGCAGAACGGCAACCTCAGGAGCAGGATCTCAC AAGGAACAGAAGGGAGGAAGCTCCCCTGGATGCAGAGGATATCGGCCGCCATTGGTGTGGCGAAGGGCATCCAGTTCCTGCACGGAGGGATCATGCCTGGCCTGTTCGCGAACAATCTGAAGATCACCAACGTCCTTCTGGATCAGAATCTTGTCGCCAAGATCGGCAGCTACAACATCCCCATCCTAGCCGAAACCGCGAAATCCGAG GGAGGAGGTGGAAGCAG GGTACCGAACGGCGACAAGATTGATATCTACGATTTCGGCGTGATTCTGCTTGAGGTTGTGTCAGGAAGGCCCATCACATCCATACATGAGGTGGAAATCATGAAAGAACAG CTGCAATCGGCGCTGACGTCGGAAGGCCcggggaggaagaggagctTCGCGGACCAGTCGGTGAGCAAGGCGTGCTCCGACGAGTCGCTGCGGACGGTGATGGAGATCTGCCTGCGGTGCCTGGGCAAGGAGGCGGCGCAGCGGCCGTCGGTGGAGGACGTGCTCTGGAACCTGCAGTTCGCCGCGCAGGTGCAGGACGACTGGCGGGGGGACTCCCAGAGCAGCGAGGAGTCGCCGCTGTCGCCGTCGCAGATCCCCAGAGGATCCAACAGAGCAGATGCCTAG
- the LOC133890461 gene encoding probable inactive leucine-rich repeat receptor-like protein kinase At3g03770 isoform X1, producing the protein MARSCRHSLLILLPLLLAMVPESTQLQSSQTWSLLKIQQLLNYPPVLSNWSNHTDFCYGGDYKTASAFVECYGDSVTQLHIIGPGGAPPLPKTFSIDAFFTTLSRLPDLRVLTLTGLGLWGPLPEKVSRLAALEIVNVSGNYLYGQLPEGLSRLGNLQTLIADDNMLSGELPGWLGKLPSLAVLSLRNNSLQGTLPESVMDMGSLRSLALASNNLSGDLPDLSALKNLQVIDLANNSLGPAFPRLGRKVARVVLSGNRFSDGLPGELSSFYLLEHLDVSRNRFVGPFAPALLALPSIEYLSIAGNHFTGLLAGNMSCGENLRFVDLSSNLLTGNLPFCLTRVRSSKNDDSKVALFAAANCLSATDGDVGSQRPSLFCQNQALAVGIVPDQARGKNHGSRAVLVVGIVTAALAGAVLAGVAVLLAVRKVTMRRAKARPPRRLVEHASSAYPSQFFADARYISQTMKLGALGIPAYRSFSLVELEAATNNFELSCLMGHDAHGQMYRGTLSNGTPVTIRSLRVKRSQTSQSFNRHIEMISKLRHRHLVSALGHCFEYNLDDSTVTQLYLVFEYVQNGNLRSRISQGTEGRKLPWMQRISAAIGVAKGIQFLHGGIMPGLFANNLKITNVLLDQNLVAKIGSYNIPILAETAKSEGGGGSSLLPITFCRVPNGDKIDIYDFGVILLEVVSGRPITSIHEVEIMKEQLQSALTSEGPGRKRSFADQSVSKACSDESLRTVMEICLRCLGKEAAQRPSVEDVLWNLQFAAQVQDDWRGDSQSSEESPLSPSQIPRGSNRADA; encoded by the exons ATGGCTAGAAGTTGCAGGCAttctcttctcatcttgctgCCATTGCTGCTTGCAATGGTGCCTGAATCCACGCAGCTGCAGTCCTCCCAGACATGGTCGCTGCTCAAGATCCAGCAGCTGCTCAACTACCCGCCGGTGCTCAGCAactggagcaaccacaccgacTTCTGCTACGGCGGCGACTATAAGACCGCCTCGGCCTTCGTCGAGTGCTACGGCGACAGCGTCACGCAGCTCCACATCATCGGTCCCGGCGGCGCGCCTCCGCTGCCGAAGACGTTCTCCATCGACGCCTTCTTCACGACGCTGTCGAGGCTGCCGGACCTCAGGGTGCTCACGCTCACCGGGCTCGGCCTCTGGGGCCCCCTGCCGGAGAAGGTGTCCCGGCTGGCGGCGCTGGAGATCGTCAACGTGAGCGGCAACTACCTCTACGGCCAGCTCCCGGAGGGGCTGTCGCGGCTCGGCAACCTCCAGACGCTGATCGCTGACGACAACATGCTGTCCGGCGAGCTGCCTGGCTGGCTCGGGAAGCTGCCGTCGCTGGCCGTGCTGAGCCTCAGGAACAACTCGCTGCAGGGGACGCTGCCGGAGTCTGTCATGGACATGGGGTCGCTCAGGTCGCTGGCGCTCGCGTCCAACAACCTCTCAGGCGACCTGCCAGACCTGAGCGCGCTTAAGAACCTGCAGGTGATCGACCTCGCCAACAACTCGCTCGGGCCAGCGTTCCCGCGGCTGGGGAGGAAGGTGGCCAGAGTCGTGCTCAGCGGCAACCGCTTCAGCGACGGCCTCCCCGGCGAGCTCAGCTCCTTCTACCTCCTCGAGCACCTCGATGTGTCAAGGAACCGGTTCGTCGGGCCCTTCGCGCCGGCGCTTCTCGCGCTGCCGTCCATAGAGTACCTCAGCATCGCCGGGAATCACTTCACCGGGCTGCTCGCCGGCAACATGTCCTGCGGCGAGAACCTCCGGTTCGTCGACCTGTCGTCGAACCTCCTCACCGGGAACCTCCCGTTCTGCCTTACCAGAGTCAGGTCAAGCAAGAATGACGACTCCAAAGTGGCGCTCTTCGCGGCGGCGAACTGCCTCTCCGCCACCGACGGCGACGTCGGTTCGCAGCGCCCGTCCCTGTTCTGCCAGAACCAGGCGCTGGCCGTGGGCATCGTGCCTGACCAGGCGCGCGGCAAGAACCACGGCTCCAGGGCCGTCCTCGTGGTCGGCATTGTCACGGCCGCGCTCGCCGGCGCGGTGCTCGCCGGCGTCGCCGTCTTGCTCGCCGTGAGGAAGGTGACCATGAGGCGCGCCAAGGCCAGGCCGCCCAGACGGCTGGTGGAGCACGCATCGAGCGCTTATCCTTCGCAGTTCTTCGCCGATGCGC GTTACATATCTCAGACGATGAAATTGGGAGCTCTAGGAATTCCGGCGTACAGATCATTTTCTTTGGTGGAGCTTGAAGCGGCAACCAACAATTTTGAGTTGTCCTGTCTCATGGGGCACGATGCTCACGGCCAG ATGTACCGCGGAACGCTGAGCAACGGGACTCCGGTGACGATCCGGTCGCTGCGAGTGAAGAGGAGCCAGACGTCGCAGAGCTTTAACCGGCACATCGAGATGATCTCCAAGCTGCGGCACCGGCACCTGGTCAGCGCGCTGGGCCACTGCTTCGAGTACAACCTCGACGACTCCACCGTCACGCAGCTCTACCTTGTGTTCGAGTACGTGCAGAACGGCAACCTCAGGAGCAGGATCTCAC AAGGAACAGAAGGGAGGAAGCTCCCCTGGATGCAGAGGATATCGGCCGCCATTGGTGTGGCGAAGGGCATCCAGTTCCTGCACGGAGGGATCATGCCTGGCCTGTTCGCGAACAATCTGAAGATCACCAACGTCCTTCTGGATCAGAATCTTGTCGCCAAGATCGGCAGCTACAACATCCCCATCCTAGCCGAAACCGCGAAATCCGAG GGAGGAGGTGGAAGCAG TTTGCTGCCAATAACATTTTGCAGGGTACCGAACGGCGACAAGATTGATATCTACGATTTCGGCGTGATTCTGCTTGAGGTTGTGTCAGGAAGGCCCATCACATCCATACATGAGGTGGAAATCATGAAAGAACAG CTGCAATCGGCGCTGACGTCGGAAGGCCcggggaggaagaggagctTCGCGGACCAGTCGGTGAGCAAGGCGTGCTCCGACGAGTCGCTGCGGACGGTGATGGAGATCTGCCTGCGGTGCCTGGGCAAGGAGGCGGCGCAGCGGCCGTCGGTGGAGGACGTGCTCTGGAACCTGCAGTTCGCCGCGCAGGTGCAGGACGACTGGCGGGGGGACTCCCAGAGCAGCGAGGAGTCGCCGCTGTCGCCGTCGCAGATCCCCAGAGGATCCAACAGAGCAGATGCCTAG
- the LOC133890461 gene encoding probable inactive leucine-rich repeat receptor-like protein kinase At3g03770 isoform X2, whose product MARSCRHSLLILLPLLLAMVPESTQLQSSQTWSLLKIQQLLNYPPVLSNWSNHTDFCYGGDYKTASAFVECYGDSVTQLHIIGPGGAPPLPKTFSIDAFFTTLSRLPDLRVLTLTGLGLWGPLPEKVSRLAALEIVNVSGNYLYGQLPEGLSRLGNLQTLIADDNMLSGELPGWLGKLPSLAVLSLRNNSLQGTLPESVMDMGSLRSLALASNNLSGDLPDLSALKNLQVIDLANNSLGPAFPRLGRKVARVVLSGNRFSDGLPGELSSFYLLEHLDVSRNRFVGPFAPALLALPSIEYLSIAGNHFTGLLAGNMSCGENLRFVDLSSNLLTGNLPFCLTRVRSSKNDDSKVALFAAANCLSATDGDVGSQRPSLFCQNQALAVGIVPDQARGKNHGSRAVLVVGIVTAALAGAVLAGVAVLLAVRKVTMRRAKARPPRRLVEHASSAYPSQFFADARYISQTMKLGALGIPAYRSFSLVELEAATNNFELSCLMGHDAHGQMYRGTLSNGTPVTIRSLRVKRSQTSQSFNRHIEMISKLRHRHLVSALGHCFEYNLDDSTVTQLYLVFEYVQNGNLRSRISQGTEGRKLPWMQRISAAIGVAKGIQFLHGGIMPGLFANNLKITNVLLDQNLVAKIGSYNIPILAETAKSEGGGGSRYPSDRVPNGDKIDIYDFGVILLEVVSGRPITSIHEVEIMKEQLQSALTSEGPGRKRSFADQSVSKACSDESLRTVMEICLRCLGKEAAQRPSVEDVLWNLQFAAQVQDDWRGDSQSSEESPLSPSQIPRGSNRADA is encoded by the exons ATGGCTAGAAGTTGCAGGCAttctcttctcatcttgctgCCATTGCTGCTTGCAATGGTGCCTGAATCCACGCAGCTGCAGTCCTCCCAGACATGGTCGCTGCTCAAGATCCAGCAGCTGCTCAACTACCCGCCGGTGCTCAGCAactggagcaaccacaccgacTTCTGCTACGGCGGCGACTATAAGACCGCCTCGGCCTTCGTCGAGTGCTACGGCGACAGCGTCACGCAGCTCCACATCATCGGTCCCGGCGGCGCGCCTCCGCTGCCGAAGACGTTCTCCATCGACGCCTTCTTCACGACGCTGTCGAGGCTGCCGGACCTCAGGGTGCTCACGCTCACCGGGCTCGGCCTCTGGGGCCCCCTGCCGGAGAAGGTGTCCCGGCTGGCGGCGCTGGAGATCGTCAACGTGAGCGGCAACTACCTCTACGGCCAGCTCCCGGAGGGGCTGTCGCGGCTCGGCAACCTCCAGACGCTGATCGCTGACGACAACATGCTGTCCGGCGAGCTGCCTGGCTGGCTCGGGAAGCTGCCGTCGCTGGCCGTGCTGAGCCTCAGGAACAACTCGCTGCAGGGGACGCTGCCGGAGTCTGTCATGGACATGGGGTCGCTCAGGTCGCTGGCGCTCGCGTCCAACAACCTCTCAGGCGACCTGCCAGACCTGAGCGCGCTTAAGAACCTGCAGGTGATCGACCTCGCCAACAACTCGCTCGGGCCAGCGTTCCCGCGGCTGGGGAGGAAGGTGGCCAGAGTCGTGCTCAGCGGCAACCGCTTCAGCGACGGCCTCCCCGGCGAGCTCAGCTCCTTCTACCTCCTCGAGCACCTCGATGTGTCAAGGAACCGGTTCGTCGGGCCCTTCGCGCCGGCGCTTCTCGCGCTGCCGTCCATAGAGTACCTCAGCATCGCCGGGAATCACTTCACCGGGCTGCTCGCCGGCAACATGTCCTGCGGCGAGAACCTCCGGTTCGTCGACCTGTCGTCGAACCTCCTCACCGGGAACCTCCCGTTCTGCCTTACCAGAGTCAGGTCAAGCAAGAATGACGACTCCAAAGTGGCGCTCTTCGCGGCGGCGAACTGCCTCTCCGCCACCGACGGCGACGTCGGTTCGCAGCGCCCGTCCCTGTTCTGCCAGAACCAGGCGCTGGCCGTGGGCATCGTGCCTGACCAGGCGCGCGGCAAGAACCACGGCTCCAGGGCCGTCCTCGTGGTCGGCATTGTCACGGCCGCGCTCGCCGGCGCGGTGCTCGCCGGCGTCGCCGTCTTGCTCGCCGTGAGGAAGGTGACCATGAGGCGCGCCAAGGCCAGGCCGCCCAGACGGCTGGTGGAGCACGCATCGAGCGCTTATCCTTCGCAGTTCTTCGCCGATGCGC GTTACATATCTCAGACGATGAAATTGGGAGCTCTAGGAATTCCGGCGTACAGATCATTTTCTTTGGTGGAGCTTGAAGCGGCAACCAACAATTTTGAGTTGTCCTGTCTCATGGGGCACGATGCTCACGGCCAG ATGTACCGCGGAACGCTGAGCAACGGGACTCCGGTGACGATCCGGTCGCTGCGAGTGAAGAGGAGCCAGACGTCGCAGAGCTTTAACCGGCACATCGAGATGATCTCCAAGCTGCGGCACCGGCACCTGGTCAGCGCGCTGGGCCACTGCTTCGAGTACAACCTCGACGACTCCACCGTCACGCAGCTCTACCTTGTGTTCGAGTACGTGCAGAACGGCAACCTCAGGAGCAGGATCTCAC AAGGAACAGAAGGGAGGAAGCTCCCCTGGATGCAGAGGATATCGGCCGCCATTGGTGTGGCGAAGGGCATCCAGTTCCTGCACGGAGGGATCATGCCTGGCCTGTTCGCGAACAATCTGAAGATCACCAACGTCCTTCTGGATCAGAATCTTGTCGCCAAGATCGGCAGCTACAACATCCCCATCCTAGCCGAAACCGCGAAATCCGAG GGAGGAGGTGGAAGCAGGTATCCATCTGATAG GGTACCGAACGGCGACAAGATTGATATCTACGATTTCGGCGTGATTCTGCTTGAGGTTGTGTCAGGAAGGCCCATCACATCCATACATGAGGTGGAAATCATGAAAGAACAG CTGCAATCGGCGCTGACGTCGGAAGGCCcggggaggaagaggagctTCGCGGACCAGTCGGTGAGCAAGGCGTGCTCCGACGAGTCGCTGCGGACGGTGATGGAGATCTGCCTGCGGTGCCTGGGCAAGGAGGCGGCGCAGCGGCCGTCGGTGGAGGACGTGCTCTGGAACCTGCAGTTCGCCGCGCAGGTGCAGGACGACTGGCGGGGGGACTCCCAGAGCAGCGAGGAGTCGCCGCTGTCGCCGTCGCAGATCCCCAGAGGATCCAACAGAGCAGATGCCTAG